From Pirellulales bacterium, the proteins below share one genomic window:
- a CDS encoding alginate lyase family protein codes for MFGNVYFLKIVSILFRLRTIGQGDLVRWLSPLFTVVAVGLSLALVHAEEPSKATGTGTGADFDIKQLEHDRIMEAAERLLPDDPITVTATQCPRSSGGLHDFYSEGDYWWPNSENPDGPYVQRDGMTNPDNFVDHRNAMIRFSIHVGTLTSAYRLTGEQKYANQANKHFQAWFIDESTRMNPNLQYAQAIKGISKGRGIGIIDTVQLIEVARSAQVLEHAGALQGECLSGTKKWFADYVQWLTTSPNGLEEMKAANNHGTCWVMQVAAFSDFIGNEQQLAACRKRFREVLLPEQMAADGSFPRELRRTKPYGYSLFNADAMATICQILSTPQDNLWTYTTAEGRNMRSATEFLFPYLQDKSKWPYQHDIMCWDFWPVRSPLLLFSGLAYHEPKYLELWRMLEANPNNAEVIRNLPIRHPLLWVD; via the coding sequence ATGTTCGGAAATGTGTATTTTCTAAAAATCGTTTCGATACTGTTTCGACTACGAACGATCGGCCAGGGGGACTTGGTGCGATGGCTATCGCCACTGTTCACGGTCGTCGCGGTTGGTTTGAGTTTGGCGTTGGTCCATGCGGAGGAGCCCAGCAAAGCAACTGGCACGGGAACTGGCGCGGACTTCGACATTAAGCAATTGGAGCACGATCGAATAATGGAGGCCGCTGAGCGGCTCCTGCCAGATGACCCCATCACCGTGACCGCCACTCAATGTCCGCGCAGCTCCGGCGGACTGCACGATTTTTATTCGGAAGGCGATTATTGGTGGCCAAATTCAGAGAATCCTGATGGTCCGTACGTTCAGCGCGACGGCATGACGAATCCCGATAACTTCGTCGATCATCGGAACGCGATGATCCGCTTCAGCATTCACGTCGGCACACTGACCAGCGCTTATCGACTGACCGGTGAGCAAAAATATGCCAACCAGGCCAACAAACACTTTCAAGCGTGGTTCATCGACGAATCAACACGCATGAATCCCAATTTGCAATATGCCCAAGCCATCAAGGGAATCAGCAAGGGACGCGGCATCGGCATCATCGACACCGTGCAATTGATCGAAGTAGCCCGCAGTGCCCAAGTCCTCGAGCATGCCGGCGCCCTACAAGGGGAGTGCCTGAGCGGTACAAAAAAATGGTTTGCCGATTACGTGCAGTGGCTGACCACGTCGCCCAATGGTTTAGAAGAAATGAAGGCTGCGAACAACCATGGGACGTGCTGGGTCATGCAGGTGGCCGCGTTTTCCGACTTTATCGGCAACGAGCAACAACTTGCCGCTTGCCGCAAGCGGTTTAGGGAAGTTTTGCTGCCCGAGCAAATGGCTGCCGACGGGAGCTTTCCACGGGAGCTGCGGCGCACAAAGCCTTACGGCTATTCCTTGTTCAACGCCGACGCGATGGCCACGATTTGTCAAATCCTTTCCACGCCACAAGACAATTTGTGGACGTATACCACCGCCGAGGGTCGCAACATGCGCTCTGCCACAGAATTTCTCTTCCCATATTTGCAGGACAAATCGAAATGGCCCTATCAGCACGACATCATGTGCTGGGATTTTTGGCCAGTTCGCTCTCCGTTGTTGCTGTTCAGCGGGTTGGCGTACCACGAACCCAAATATTTGGAACTTTGGAGAATGCTGGAAGCCAATCCGAACAATGCCGAAGTCATCCGCAATTTGCCGATTCGCCATCCGCTTTTGTGGGTCGATTGA
- a CDS encoding alginate lyase family protein — protein MKVIRFEVVQHGLWIPCVVIGFMPVWAQEAAFGQLPAHLPAVASDKIDSSEHAVREEQPATTENATAASPSSPTTEHATASQLPRVFLLDAQRLQSEKEKFRAGGDPILVAAVSRLEQDAKRLLTVTPVSVVDKDNTPPSGDKHDYMSQAPYFWPDPNLPDGSPYIRRDGERNPEINMYRNHQDMSRMAGMVETLALAYYFTGDETYAGKATQFLRVWFLEPSTKMNPNLQYAQAVPGTNTGRGTGLIESICLARLVDDIGVLHGSKAWTDDNQRGMEDWYGKFLKWMLESKNGCDEAAAKNNHGTYYDMQVVCYAFFLGKVELAKSVIQQVGSKRIAVQIEPDGREPLELVRTKAWGYSTVNLSGLMSLAKLAEHVDVDLWNFHTADGRSIRQAIDFLLPFAAGEKKWTYQQLGGWTPGGFTSILRQAAVKYSDERYSAVLAKLSMRDNNTNWHDLLR, from the coding sequence ATGAAGGTCATTCGCTTCGAAGTCGTTCAGCATGGCTTGTGGATTCCGTGTGTTGTCATTGGCTTCATGCCAGTTTGGGCGCAGGAGGCCGCTTTCGGGCAACTTCCAGCTCATCTGCCGGCCGTCGCATCAGATAAGATTGACTCGAGCGAACATGCTGTCCGGGAAGAACAGCCGGCCACGACGGAAAATGCAACCGCGGCGTCGCCTTCTTCTCCGACAACAGAACATGCCACCGCTTCGCAGCTCCCCCGAGTCTTTCTGCTCGACGCACAACGATTGCAATCCGAGAAAGAAAAGTTTCGCGCAGGCGGCGACCCGATATTGGTTGCTGCGGTGAGTCGGTTGGAACAAGACGCCAAACGGCTGTTGACCGTAACCCCGGTTTCTGTGGTCGACAAGGACAACACGCCCCCCAGTGGCGATAAACACGACTATATGAGCCAGGCGCCCTACTTTTGGCCCGACCCCAATCTGCCGGATGGTTCCCCTTACATTCGCCGAGACGGAGAACGGAATCCGGAAATCAACATGTATCGAAACCATCAGGACATGAGTCGCATGGCCGGGATGGTCGAAACGCTGGCGCTGGCCTATTACTTCACTGGGGACGAGACTTATGCCGGCAAAGCCACGCAATTCCTGCGAGTATGGTTTCTTGAGCCGTCGACCAAGATGAATCCTAATTTGCAATACGCCCAGGCCGTTCCTGGAACCAATACGGGTCGCGGCACAGGATTGATCGAATCGATTTGTCTGGCCCGATTGGTCGATGACATCGGAGTGTTGCACGGATCGAAGGCATGGACGGACGATAATCAGCGCGGCATGGAAGATTGGTATGGAAAGTTTTTAAAGTGGATGTTGGAAAGCAAAAACGGCTGCGATGAAGCCGCCGCCAAGAACAATCATGGCACGTATTACGACATGCAAGTGGTTTGCTATGCTTTTTTCCTCGGCAAAGTGGAACTTGCTAAATCGGTGATCCAGCAGGTGGGTTCCAAACGCATTGCCGTGCAGATTGAACCCGACGGCCGCGAACCGTTGGAATTGGTTCGCACCAAAGCCTGGGGCTATAGCACCGTCAATTTGTCCGGTTTAATGTCGCTGGCCAAATTGGCGGAACACGTGGACGTCGATCTGTGGAATTTCCACACGGCCGATGGTCGAAGCATTCGCCAGGCCATCGATTTTTTGTTGCCCTTCGCCGCGGGCGAAAAGAAATGGACTTACCAGCAACTCGGTGGCTGGACGCCGGGGGGCTTTACCTCAATCTTGCGTCAAGCTGCTGTCAAGTATTCCGACGAGCGATATTCTGCCGTTCTCGCGAAACTTTCGATGAGAGACAACAACACGAACTGGCATGACTTGCTGCGTTAG